The Amaranthus tricolor cultivar Red isolate AtriRed21 chromosome 2, ASM2621246v1, whole genome shotgun sequence genome contains the following window.
ATACTTGAAAATAAAAACTTACATTGAAAATCTTAACAAACTCTAAAAGGCAGAGCTAATGTCTTGGGCCCACATAGAAGTTGCAACTCAACAAAGTGTgagaatttgaataaaataagattatttaacaacttaattccaaaaataagcttcgtgaaaacttattttccaaaacaagcgtccgtacatccaagcctagcctcgggtaaaatTACTGTTACTAACaaggaaagagaaaaaaaaaaattaaaaggccgaAGTCGctgtaacagcgacttaagcccttaatttttatttatttattttttttatgaactaaagtaatcgttgttaattagaaaaatagccgttgtaatgatgctctataaatagctccatcatttcccatacttcattatatccattctacatcattcttcttcttttcaatcaatttttaaaggtaacataaggtattatgttagttttactctcaatttataaatgttaatattatttttgaaagttcacttacgtaactatattatatgtattatgtagatgtcaaaggagcattgtattgaagagctttgtgattgtggttatgaagttgagattaatacagattggagcgacttcgatccagggcgtgaatttgttgcttaccctttctacttggttgacagattaggatgcacatactttagatggattgctccggagggtacaaaatggcagagagacttaataatacggcttgaaaaggaaaaaaaagagcttaaagatgaggtatttaatctaaagagacaaatggatgatatgaCGCATAGGAAaaaagagactgaaaggattatgagaaagtttaagaagccttcttagttagcgacggtagtttaagttaacgaatgaagtatgtaatttgatatggatttgttgaacatgtttgaaattgtgttgaatgtccGATAGCAAcatccctatttgaatatgattgtctgtttgtttttgattaaattcatactgcattcttggcggaatgattcatcgccgaaaagtctgagtatttaacatcatttcattcataataaacgtttgataatacgattaaaatatatacatgtacacatatattacaaattatacacaaaagtcaatatgttACAAATACTGAATATGTACAagtgttcaatatatacaaaatgtcactaatcttcaatatatacaaacactattgtaatgctaatcctcctcctgtaccctgtctaattgtgacggtttacgacgccttctacgatagtaagatgcagtcgcatgacgctcgggtaggggaggtgattgatagtttgatgatgtggcaccctgtgaggacccggcaccgtagtccagacacgttaagtcaacctcctcaagatgaacgttggcatgatgaggagataAACCGTACTGGTACATAGTGGTGTCGGGCGCAGTCACTTTCagaatgaagtgttgaaactgcgtccctcggagtatgccttgggcaatctcccgtacgggctcctcttgggaggagctgatgactgatgcaatgccctgtgcctgcagtaagacttaagtattaatgaaatgtttaacgtgtcggtgtaggttgtatcacaatcccaagacctccaagagttgtcctcaatgtgTCCATCTAAAAGGGGGAACCATTGCATAGGGTGTAGGAGcaatgattgttggaatgttgcctaagctcatgtcattagctagagcctcctcgtcaacacccacatcgtcctcagaaggagcttctacgaattcattactctcactattaacatcatcccacggctcatttgtatcttctaagttaaaagtatcatcatttgtgacttgaaattgaattgattgggttcattaaaaagataagaggaagatggcataaagggattttgggttttttgggtagagaagggcgtatgagaaggagcagaaggagttatattcatgaatgcatttgtttccacaacattgatatcttcattcccTAAGGgcacctcttctacatataactctaaagaaggactaggggtagaccttgaatactcccacattgcatctatggcctcctcatcctcaaccggaaaagctaacaagtctccactcagattgtacttaaaacttaaattaacagtacttcttgtagtgtcaatgccaatcttagagcatataaaatgtttaaattcattcaaacccatgtatgagttgcatgcaaacagtttacgtcttcccccaacatacttaacattgttactagttgatcgaattgaaccattccaaaagcatacaacagtcacacgaaatgaatccatttctacaacaacacatacaaaatcaacatcaccatcatgttcataaatatatgaccactatacattttaaattcaacaacaaattctcgaacaaacttttaattatgaagatcaaggtaaataacaactacattcgacatattcgtagagtttaagtgtaaatgaccactatacatgacatacattttaaaatcaacaccaaattaaaaaatttataataaaaacgtacctcaataagctgtagatcaacaagaattagtaaattgcaagtttatgaacctacattaatgtAAAAATTGATTAACATTcagtaaaccctaatttttcgaaaattcaaaaaaaccacaaaaaaaaataccttaggTCGATGTAGGAAGACTACAAAACTAATTACTGGTacaaacttggaatttgatgactttagttgaaggattgaatgtcattttaatggaggaaaaacGAGGGAGATCTCGTATGTATAGCAAATGCGcgaactgaaatgaggaagaaggaactggaaaaaatataaagcccaaagtcgctgttagtaacagcgactttaggccttttttttttttttcttctttcgctgttactaacagcgacttcggcccttttaatttttttatttttcctttttcgctgtaactaacagcgacttataccaaacctaggtttggatgtacggacgcttattttgggaaataagttttcaaggagcttattttgggaaaaaagttgcttatttgtcttatttttttcaaattttcacaaagtGTCCACTGTTCACATGGTAGAAGTAATGTCTTGGGCCCACATATAAGAAAATATGAAATAGATaagttaatttataaaaaaaaaaaaaagcacgaAATAAGTcaataatcaacttattttaaaaaataagcgtTTAATTTCTAAATCTGAAATTTGGTGTTGTTCGCAGTTGcttacttttttaaaaaggtAAAAAAGTTATTTGCAATTACTAACTGCTAACAGGattgttgactttttttatcctgttcgcagttactaactgtgaacaacATCGAGCATAATGGGCCTGTTAGTGACTATGAACAGGGTCAAAAAAATCAACAGccctgttcgcaattagtaactgcaaacagcttctttgcctttttaaaaaagtaagcacctgttcgcagttattaactgcgaatagcaccaaacctcaggtttaaaaattaaacgcttattttttaaaataagttgattattgACTTATTTcgtgcttttttttttacataaattcgcttatctatttcaaaaattTGCATATAAGCACCGAGAAGTAATTCATTAGCCAAGGCTGGCAACTGGCCTTGTAAGAGAATGTTTCTTTATCCATACGTCTATAGTCCCCACcttaaaattaatttgcataactttttattttaaaaattctcaaaggAGATAAACTTATGATACAATTATTTCTATTAGGCTgatctaatatacatttagaatcttatgattatttataatcctatcaattaaagaaatatgTTGATTGAATATATCAGTCTCATAGTGTGACGGTCTCATACCAGATTTGCTGATCAGAAATTATTGTATAAGACGATTTCACTAAgagattatgaaaatatagacTCCTTGTTTGAGCTCAcaaaagtagctcacaaacaaTTACTTTGGGTCATTATTAGTAATGCCCACTAGGACAAAACTGTAATAATGTGGATAAATACTAGTCAGCAATCATTGCCTTCAAACAACAGCAATGCAAAGCATTGTAATGATGtgcaacataataaaaatttaattcttaaaaaaatatactatcTGAATATTACAACAGTATCAGAAGAAAAGTATCCCTCTAAATAAAAGGTATTTATCATAATTACCccaaggaaaaaagaaaaaggtaagAAAAAGGATAGATAGTACtaatgataaaaagaaataaataaatcaattcactaGATGTTCGAAGAGCTCCTTTTCTCACCAATAATTGAGGTCAATAAAGGGGAAAACAAGAAAGGCTACAATCATCTTAAACTTCTAGTGGCAAAATATGAAACATCCATTTTAGTTTTTGGTTGTAGGAGAGCTACAATCACAATTTTCCCGGACTTAATCCCGACAAAGAGTAAATAACAAGCTGCACCTATCTGTTTTGGCAACAGTCGAGGGtacaaataataaacaaaaacgaATCTGTGGGCGTTGGTTATAAAATAATGAGAGCTGCGACCTGAAAAAATGAAGACGATTTGTGTTGTCTACCGATTTTGTAATAGCAGCTGCAGGTTTAAGAGGCACTTACGAGTTACGACAAGGCAAACAGGTAAGGCCGGATGACTCACGTTTTACTGTTGGTGCTGTGAGGGGAAAACAGGCTTCTGCCCTTCTCGGATATTAACCTTCAAAAAAGTTGTGCAACAAATATATCTTCCACCATTTATGCATAATACATGTACAAACTGTTTGCAGCGGCACAAGCAATTGAGTTTTCTGATGGGTGCCACGCCAGGTGGAGCAATTTTGTGGTAAAGTCGTAAGAATTTCCGTTGGAATCGACACCCGGACTCTCAGATCCTGACATACAAATTCCAATTTGCTGAGTGTAACGGTTATGATTGATAAATTGAACAGGTGATTTTACAACTCGAGTGGAAAACAAGATCCTAAATTATCACAGATATAGAATAGAAGGAACCTCGTCTAACAACACGCGGAACGCTGCTCGTCTGCCTTGAGGGTCTTGTCGGGTTCTGCACTTGCCTCCTGCAGTTGTCAGACTCATGTTAGGCAAATTTTCATTCATAAAAATAAACACCGTTATCTCCCTACTATATCATCAGAAAATTTTGAGGTACCTCATGGGGTTTTTGCTGGCCTCCAATGTTGCAGCCTCCGTACTTCCAGGAGCACAGCCAAACACACGAAATAGATTgctgaaaaatcaaaacaaattgcttaGAAATAAGGTTAAGATAATGGAGCACAGAACACCCAGCGCCATATACATAAAGATACCTGTAAGAACCAGTTGCCACTCGAAGTCCATCACCACTAAGACAACATTCAAATTTATCGAAGATAGAATCATTTTCATATAGATCACACAGCTGCAAGAGGATCCATTACGATATAAGTAAATCTATACAAGTTATATCATTTAAATCACAATGGACATCGTAACTCACCTTAGGCCTCAAATATTCGTGGACCTGAAAGGTTGCAACAGGACCAGAATCCATATTGATGTCCCATAACTGGAATACCCAGATGAATAGAATTACGTCAGAAGCAAATTATATCCAACAAATAAACAGGAGGTCAAAAGGTCTTCAAGCCATAAGCCAACAACATTATGTTTAACAGCTCATAGTGATACTCAACAGTACAGCATAAAATTAGCATAGATTTGCAGTTAACAGTTCACCAAAAAGCCCATGTGTAGATCGTAGATCTATTGCCAACCTCACACTCTCCTCGGCCCTCAGCATGAAGTAGCAGTGTCACACTATGACACTTCCTCGCTTCAATTTAAACCAACAACAGACAACTCCTAGACGCACAgcgtaaaattatttttaaacattATAACTAGATTATGTTGGAAAAAAGTGCGGCATTTTGCAAAGACAGCCATCAGTTAAGTACCCCTCTAGCACTTGAAATGCATTtctcataaattttttaaaaaaacgtaTATTTTGGGTTTTGCGAACTGCATCTATAGATTGTAATGACCAGCAGAAGAGAGACTGATACGCTAGAGAGGAAGAAGCAGACTGGAACCTAAGGATTATACACTTACTAGACTCTACAGTAAACCCAAGGAAAAACCATTTGGTAAATCATCAGTGTCAGCAGCCAGTCATACATTCAATTATGGCAGCAAAAGAGATTATCCAAACCTTAAGAGTCATGTAGTCTCGACTAAGTATATATCTCCCATCTTTCGCAAATTTAATATCTGAAATGGAGGCAATTATCTCCGTAAAAAAGGATTTTGAACCAGGAACTTCCTGTTCCTCAAACCTGCACGCAAAAAAATTCATGTCTCAAACTTATGAAATTACTATCCATTAATTCAAGTTCATTTCATATACACTTTTGACTTCTCATAGAAGACCCAACTCCAAGATCCAATAGAGCACATGAGGAGGGACAAAAAAAAATAGCCTCATGTATATCTGTGTATGCATTCTCTTTCCTGTCTTCAAGAAATAAGCAATACCTCTCACAAAGAGATAGAAGAAACAGAAATATACGTCACTTACAATTTTGCATGACTGTCACATAACGCTGACTGTCGTAAATCAATGAGGCGGATTGATCCCTTTGAACTACTATAAGCCAACGTATTACAATGGGACGGATGAAATTCAGCTGATGTGATGACCtctgcaattaaaaaaatcaatgtgtaaacAGGGGGAAGTAAAAGCAGACGTTATCTGATAATGGAACTTAAATGTGATTTTGCAAGGGAAGGATTGAAACCATATTAACAAGTGGCAACATTGCCAAAGTTTTAATCCCATAATATTCAAATtgacaataaataaatagaattgAAACTATAAAAATCAAGTTGAATGCAAGATGAATGGTATAAGATCTCAGATGCAATTTTGATAGCAATAACGATAGGAAACCACCTGATGGGCAACGTGGAAGGTTTGTGACAGTTCATAGTTTTGACCTAATATCGAGGTTTCCATAACCTCACAGTCAACACTAAAATTGCTACAAGGTGATGAAGCCAATATTTAATACAATGTCTCAATATCAAATAAAGCTTACTAGTATGTTACCAAAAGCTAGCTTTCAGTTAGCTCAATGTGATCTTCACTTTCTCATGATTTAAAcatcaaaaaatttataaaaatcctAGAGCTAAGTCAAACAAAGCTACCAATTGCTTATGCATGGGACAACTGCAAAATCAACAAACGGTAAAGGGACAAGTGCAAAATTAAAGTACCAGTCAGATCCTCCATGTTTTGTGGCTTTACATCAACAATATTGAAACTCTGGTTGCTGATCTCTAAGTTCCAAAGATTTATTCGCAAATCATCAGCTGAGATGAAAGTCTCCCCATCACTGTAACAGAGATAAAATGAATGTCACGGAAAGTCGGAAACCACAACATAACACTCAGTATAGCTACAACTGATAGAGAGAAAAGACCATCAACATTGATCACAAAACTTGATTTCATGGTGGCTCATAGGCAGATTTGAATCAGTGATCTATCTACAGCAAGGACCAGAAACTAATCCCAAATGGTAAAACAACTCATCTACTGGCTTCCAGCATACTGTTTTAACTTTAAGCACTAAGCATCATTGTAACGGCAAAGGAAAAATCTTATAACATATGTCTAAGAAATTATGAATGCCTCGAAAGTGATAACACATGTTGCCACATAGAGTTACATTATCCTTACTCCAGCAATCAAGCATAATCTAGTTATCTAAAACCAATTATCAG
Protein-coding sequences here:
- the LOC130805143 gene encoding serine/threonine protein phosphatase 2A 55 kDa regulatory subunit B beta isoform-like isoform X2; protein product: MNGGDGKGGEASGVGPPPSPLEWKFSQVFGERAAGEEVQEVDIISAIEFDKTGDHLATGDRGGRVVLFERTDTKDHDVSRKDKERMDYMFSRHPEFRYKTEFQSHEPEFDYLKSLEIEEKINKIRWCQTANSALFLLSTNDKTIKFWKVQEKKVKKITEMNMEPSKGAGNGSVASSSLLISSKQHLLNGGYPDKSSSTLNNDLSVSSGGISSLRLPVVVTTHETSLVARCRRVYAHAHDYHINSISNNSDGETFISADDLRINLWNLEISNQSFNIVDVKPQNMEDLTEVITSAEFHPSHCNTLAYSSSKGSIRLIDLRQSALCDSHAKLFEEQEVPGSKSFFTEIIASISDIKFAKDGRYILSRDYMTLKLWDINMDSGPVATFQVHEYLRPKLCDLYENDSIFDKFECCLSGDGLRVATGSYSNLFRVFGCAPGSTEAATLEASKNPMRRQVQNPTRPSRQTSSVPRVVRRGSESPGVDSNGNSYDFTTKLLHLAWHPSENSIACAAANSLYMYYA
- the LOC130805143 gene encoding serine/threonine protein phosphatase 2A 55 kDa regulatory subunit B beta isoform-like isoform X1 gives rise to the protein MNGGDGKGGEASGVGPPPSPLEWKFSQVFGERAAGEEVQEVDIISAIEFDKTGDHLATGDRGGRVVLFERTDTKDHDVSRKDKERMDYMFSRHPEFRYKTEFQSHEPEFDYLKSLEIEEKINKIRWCQTANSALFLLSTNDKTIKFWKVQEKKVKKITEMNMEPSKGAGNGSVASSSLLISSKQHLLNGGYPDKSSSTLNNDLSVSSGGISSLRLPVVVVTTHETSLVARCRRVYAHAHDYHINSISNNSDGETFISADDLRINLWNLEISNQSFNIVDVKPQNMEDLTEVITSAEFHPSHCNTLAYSSSKGSIRLIDLRQSALCDSHAKLFEEQEVPGSKSFFTEIIASISDIKFAKDGRYILSRDYMTLKLWDINMDSGPVATFQVHEYLRPKLCDLYENDSIFDKFECCLSGDGLRVATGSYSNLFRVFGCAPGSTEAATLEASKNPMRRQVQNPTRPSRQTSSVPRVVRRGSESPGVDSNGNSYDFTTKLLHLAWHPSENSIACAAANSLYMYYA
- the LOC130805143 gene encoding serine/threonine protein phosphatase 2A 55 kDa regulatory subunit B beta isoform-like isoform X3, encoding MNGGDGKGGEASGVGPPPSPLEWKFSQVFGERAAGEEVQEVDIISAIEFDKTGDHLATGDRGGRVVLFERTDTKDHDVSRKDKERMDYMFSRHPEFRYKTEFQSHEPEFDYLKSLEIEEKINKIRWCQTANSALFLLSTNDKTIKFWKVQEKKVKKITEMNMEPSKGAGNGSVASSSLLISSKQHLLNGGYPDKSSSTLNNDLSVSSGGISSLRLPVVTTHETSLVARCRRVYAHAHDYHINSISNNSDGETFISADDLRINLWNLEISNQSFNIVDVKPQNMEDLTEVITSAEFHPSHCNTLAYSSSKGSIRLIDLRQSALCDSHAKLFEEQEVPGSKSFFTEIIASISDIKFAKDGRYILSRDYMTLKLWDINMDSGPVATFQVHEYLRPKLCDLYENDSIFDKFECCLSGDGLRVATGSYSNLFRVFGCAPGSTEAATLEASKNPMRRQVQNPTRPSRQTSSVPRVVRRGSESPGVDSNGNSYDFTTKLLHLAWHPSENSIACAAANSLYMYYA